From the genome of Mucilaginibacter paludis DSM 18603:
CAGGTTGGCTTCTATTAATGCTTCGCGCTGGTTGGCAGGATTCATCTGGTACGTTTTTTTATCGCCAAACTTAGGGGCCGATTCCAGCGCATCCCGGAAAGGGCCATAAAAGGCACTGGCATATTTAGCCGAATACGACATGATGGATACATTGGTAAATTGATGGTCGTCAAGTACCCGCCTGATATATCCCACTCTGCCATCCATCATATCTGATGGGGCGACAATATCTGCACCGGCACGGGCATGAGCCAAAGCCATTTTACCTAAAATCTCTAAAGTTTCGTCGTTCAGTATTTCGCCATTCTCTACCAAGCCATCATGACCATCGCTGCTGTAGGGGTCCATAGCCACATCTGTAACTACACACACTTCCGGAAAATTCTTCTTCACCTCGCGTATAGCGCGTAAATACAAACTTTCTTCGCGGTGGCTCTCGGTTGCAAACCTGTCTTTCAAAGACTCTTCGATATTAGGGAACAAATCGAACGACATTAAACCCAGCTTAGCACAGGCCTCAACTTCCCGCAATAAGTTATCGATGGAATACCTGAATATTCCGGGCATAGATGCCACTTCGCTCTTTTTGCTTACACCATCAACAATAAACAGCGGAAATATCAAATTAGCTGCGCTAATATGTGTTTCCTGCACCATCTGACGGATCACCTCACTTTTCCTGTTTCTTCTTGGTCTTTGTAACATAACTTTTTTTAGTCCATGGTCAATAGTCGATGGACCATGGTAATTTTTTAGTCCATGGTCAATAGTCCATAGACCATGGTATGTTTTTTACTATACACTTTATTCTCATATTCAAAGTCATGGACTATTGAACATCAATTATGGACTCTTTTCAAAGCCATAGACTATCGACTATTGACCATGGACTCTTCTCTAACCCCATGGACTATAGACTATTGACCATGGACTTTTTAAACCACCCCAAACACCGCTTCGGCCAGGCCTATTTCATCAGGTGAAAAAGGGAGTTTATATTGAATACCCATCTCATCAAATTTTTTACCGGTTGATTTACCTATGGCTATTATTTTTTGATTGGGTTGTAATAAATTATCTACAAAATAAGCGTCTACGTTCGATGGGCTGGTAAATACCAATATATCGGCGTTGGTTGGTTCAACTTCATCCAGCAAAACAGTTTCGTAAACTGGCAAATCGATGATTTTTGTATCGGCAGAAAGGCCTTGCTGGATACTGCGCATGGATGCCTCGGCTCCTGGGAACAATACGGTAGAGCCCTCGGCCAATTTAGCAAATGCCTGTGCCACATCAGCCGTATCAATACCCTCGCCGGTATAATCGGCAAAATGTCCGCAACGTCGCAGCGTATCTTCTGATCCGCTTCCCATCACACCGAACTTTACCTTTTTAGGGAAGGCAGGCTTCAGTTCAAAAAAGTATTCAACCGCATTTTTACTCGAAAAAAATATCCAGTCGGCATTTCTTAAGATATAGGGATCGAGCTTGGTAATTACCGGAACGGTGCGGATAAGCGAGCGTGCCTCAACCTCCATACCTAATTTCTCGATAGCCCGCCTAAAATAGCTTTGCTCTGATAACTCGCGCGAAATAAAAACCGATTTAAAAAACTGCCGGTCCTTATCAAAATACGAAACAATTTTATTGGCCAGGCCCTCTGTGGTATCCGCTTCGAGATATAAACGGTCGGGGAAACCTTCGGCATCATCTGCCTTGGAGGTAAACACCTGGAAAACATTATCGCGCTTACGGCAATAACAGCCCAGGGGCAAATGGCAACCGCCGCCAAACAATTTTAAAAGGGAGCGCTCTACCGCCAACTCTTCGGCAACGTCGGGGTGGTTTAGTATTTGTAATGCTTCAAATAACTCCGTATCAGCTTCACGTACCTGTATAGCCAATACACCCTGTGCCGGAGCCGGAATTAATTCGGTTGGGGGTATCTCTTCCACATGAAACTCGCTCATATCCAAACCTAACCTTACCACACCTGCTTTGGCTATCATAATGGCATCATAATCCTCATTACGCAGTTTGTTGATACGGGTAGGCACATTGCCACGCAGTTCATCAATTTCCAGATCGGGCCTTACGGCCAGCAGTTGTGCCTTACGGCGATTAGAGGATGTGCCTACAATGCCCCCGTATTTAACAGACAGCTTTTGATGTACATCCACACAATCTTTTAAAACCAGCAGCAGTTCGGCAGGGTCTTCCCGCTCAGATACTGCAGCGATGGTTAATCCCGGAGGGTTTTCGGTAGGCAGATCCTTGTGCGAATGTACGGCCAGATCAATTGTACCGGCAAGCAACTCCTCTTCAAGCTCTTTGGTAAAAAAGCCTTTGCCCTCAAGTTTATCAAAACTCAAATTTAGTATGCGGTCTCCCTGTGTTTTAATAATTTTCAGGTCGGCCTGAATACCATTTTCGGCCAGTTTATTTTTAACAAAATTAGCCTGCCAAAGCGCCAGTTCACTTCCGCGCGTACCTATGATGAGTTTTCTATCGAACATTGAATTGTTTTGCAACGCAAATTTAATTTTAAAATAGAGTTAAGCGTAATTTTTGTTTTATTGTGAGGATTGTTTGACCAAAAGAAAGTCAATTTAATGATTTGCTTTAACACCATTTACCCTGCCCCGGTAAATCCTCAACAAATGTTCAAGCCTTCGCCTGCTGATATTTAAAGGCCCAATGTCGATTCTCTGTTTCCCCAAAGGATAATTGTATACCAGGAAATACCGCCTGGTTTTTCCAGACTGAACGGCAATCACATCCTCGTTAACCACCTCGCTCCATGCATAAAACTTAGCCGTAGCGCTTTGGATACCTTGATTACCGAGAATAATTTGCGGCAACTTATTATTCATTTTTTTAACCGCCCCGTAAGCCATTATTAAGGCAACGCCGATGAGTGCTATACTAAAAATTCGGGTGTATTTCATCGACATCAGGCAAGTTGCGCCCCCTGCTATCAATAATGACATCAGCAGCAGAAAAACAGCCTTCCTTGCGGAATAACAAATTAGGATTTCGCCGGGAACTGAAATATCATCAATAAATACATCGGGCTTTTTGAATTTATCCTGAAGGATTTGTATTTTTTGCCGATCGGCGGTGCGAATTTCAGTATTCTCAAAAAAGCTTCCATCCTTCCAGATTAACTGCTCTTTGATGGCACGCTTTTTTAATTCATGTACGTTTCTAACGTTTTCAAAAGCCCAGATACGCCAGCGGGTAATCATCACGCTCCAATATAACCAGGGCATAGCAAAACTGCCTAACAAACAGGCCACCAATATGCGCGTTGAAAATTCAATTTGAGTATATAAGAGCGCAGTTAAAAAAAACGAACCCAGCATGATGCATAAAACAGGAATGGCAACTATCCGTTTCCCTTTTTTAATTGCTTCATCAACGGTAACGCTTGGGTACATATCAGGATACATAATTATATGCCACTAATATATAACGCCGCAGGAAATAGTAAAGCTATTCTATAACACAGGATACAGAAGGCGATTGCTCAGTTACTGCAATTTTTAACAAAAATCTCTTTAGCCATTACCATGGGTACACTAATGTATTTTTTCTCCATGTAATCCATGATTTTTTCTAAAACCTCGCGCGATTGTACGTCCAGAGTTTCTACCTCATCGGCAAAAACGGATGTCAGTGCCTTTTTTCTGATCTCTTTGATCTTTTCGGGAACCTGGCGCATGGCCAATTCTATCTGGCGTTGTTTTAACATCGGTAAAAACTCGTCAATGTTATTTTCAATAATCCTTTCGGCATGTACCAGTTCCTGGTAACGTTCCTGCAGGTTATTTTTCGCCAACTCATTTAACGAATGAACCTCGATAAAATTAACAGGGAATTGTTCTAAAACTTCGGGAGCGGTATCGTTGGGTATGGCTAAATCAACAATGGTTTTTTTGTTAGTTTCGCCGTTTAGCAATATCTTATAAATCTCAGGTGTAATGATAGGGCTCACAGCCGATGTACAGGTAATAATTACATCAAAACCATGGTTAAAGTTTTTTAGCTCTTCCAGTCCAAAGGCTTCGCCATTTAAATCGGCAGCTAATTCCTGCGCTTTAGACAGCGTGCGGTTAAATACAAAAAAATTAGAGAACTTATGTTTTTGAAGATATTTTGAAATATTTCTATTAGTTTCGCCTGCGCCGATAATTACCACACGGGCATTGTTACAAAGCTTTAAATCTTTCAGTTTACGGTAAGCCAAAGACACTACGGAAATCGGCTTCCGCGAAATCAACGTATCGGTATATACCTCTTTGGCCGTTTTTACTACGCGAGCCATCACCATACGCAGGTAATCGCCGGTAAGGCCAGCTTCTTTACAGCTTTCGTAAGCTTTACGTACTTGCGCCAATATTTCCTTTTCGCCAACTATCAGGCTCTCTAAAGAACATGAAGTACGTAATAAATGGTTAAGCGCTTCTTGTTCCTGGTAGATACATGCCCCGCTCAAAAAGGTTTCCATGTGGCCGGTGCAAATACCAATCTCTAACGAATCGATAAACTGGCGGGTAAAATCCTTATCAATAGTTTGTGATGTTGCCATTACAAACTCCACCCTGTTACAGGTGGACAGATAAAAAATTTCGGGAATATTAAATTCGGCTTTAACCTGTTGAAGTTTTACAGTAAGATTTTCCTGACAAATTACCAGTTTACCCAGTTCCCTCAGTTCGATCTGTTTGTGCGTAAATGCTATAATTTTTAAATACTTCAAAGCAGTTTAAATAAGACCTGACAAAAGTAATATCCTTAAAATGATGCTGTGTCAACACTTTGTCAAACAACTTCAATTTAGAACGGTTATAAATTGATTTCCGGACTGTTTTGTGACGACGATCATGCCCGCAAATAACGCAAATCATTTTTAATCCGGATAATATCTTTTTACGTTTATATACCATGCAAATCATCAAAAATATCGGTTTAGTACTGTTAATTGCGGGCTACATTTTTGCCGGCATTAATCACTTCCGCCATCCGGGCGGATACCTCAAAATAATGCCTCCTTATTTGCCTTATCCGCAGGCGCTAAATTTTCTGGCGGGCTTTTTTGAGGTGGCTTTTGCCTTATTGATGATCTTTCCGCAAACCAGGCACTTAGCTGCCTGGGGAATTATCCTGATGCTTATGGCCTTTATGCCTGTACATATTTATATGATACAAAACGCGCCCATGAAAATGGGTAACCTGGTAGTTGGCCCCTTAATGGCCTGGGCCAGGGTACCATTGCAGGCCCTGCTGATTGCCTGGGCGTGGTGGTATACCAAGTAATAAGCTCATTACCTATTTTTACAAACAAATAGGCCTTATATTGCCTTTGTAAAGTAAACTTATTCAGTAACAAATATGGACCTGCAAAGCATTGAGCTGCGAAACCTCGAAATACAAGATTACCAGGAATTAAAAAAGTCTATGAAATCGGCCTATACCGACATGGACGAAGATTATTGGGATGCCAATTCCATCAAAAAACTCATTAAAATTTTCCCGGAAGGGCAAATATGCGTAACCGTAAATGATGTTGTAGTAGGTTGCGCGCTGGCTATTGTTGTTGATTATAAAAAATATGGTGATAATCACACTTACAAACAAATTACCGGCAACTCCACGTTTAAAACACATGATGATAAGGGCGATGTTTTATATGGGATAGATATTTTTGTGCATCCCAATTATCGCGGACTGCGCCTGGCCCGCCGCCTTTATGAGGCGCGCAAAGCACTATGCGAAAAGATGAATTTAAAAAGCATCATCGCCGGTGGGCGTATCCCTAATTATCAAAAGCACCAGAACGAACTTACACCGCGGCAGTATATTGATAAGGTACGCTATAAAGAAATTTACGACCCTACACTATCATTCCAACTGGCGAATGATTTTCACGTGCGTAAAGTATTACGCAATTATTTGCCCGAAGATAGCCGCTCCAAAGGTTTTGCTACGTTGATAGAATGGAACAACGTTTATTACGAGGAACTGAGTTCGGTTATTAACCATAAAACAACGGTTAGAATAGGTTTGGTACAATGGCAAATGCGGCCTTATAACAACATCAGCGAATTGATGAAACATGCCGAATATTTTATAGACGCGGTGAGCGCCTACCAATCGGACTTTATCTTATTCCCCGAATTGTTTAACACGCCCCTGATGGCCGACCTGAACCATCTGGATGCGGCACAAGCCATGCGCGGGCTGGCAAAGTACACCCAGCCTATTGTTGAGGAGTTTTCTAAACTGGCGGTATCGTATAACGTAAATATCATTGCGGGCAGCATGCCCAAAATTGACGAGGATTCGCTTTACAATGCCACCTACCTGTTCCGCCGGAACGGCAGTATGGAAGAGAGTTATAAAATACACCCTACCCCGTCTGAAATTAACTCGTGGGGGATGCGTGGAGGCAGCGAGGTTAGGGCTTTTGATACCGATGCAGGCAAAATAGGTATATTGATCTGTTACGATGTGGAGTTCCCGGAGCTTTCGCGGATACTGGCCATGCAGGATATGCAGATTTTATTTGTACCCTTTTTAACCGATACCCAAAACGGCTACAACCGGGTTAAATTTTGTGCACAGGCGCGCGCTGTAGAAAACGAATGTTATGTTGCCATAGCAGGTTGCGTAGGTAATTTGCCTAATGTAAACAACATGGAAATATCTTATGCGCAATCGGCAGTTTATACCCCCTCGGATTTTGGCTTCCCTACCAATGGCATCCAATCGGAAGCGACGGCAAATTCTGAAATGATTGTTATTGCCGATGTAGATCTGTCTTTATTAGATAAACTGCATGAGTACGGCAGCGTGCAAAATTTAAAAGACAGGAGATCGGATTTGTATTCCATCAGTTATAACGGGAAGAAAATATAATTAACCTTATACTTGCTGGCCCGGGGAACAATTTACTTCCATCACCCGAACACACAACCTATTTTTATAACACAAAAGCCATGATTACCAAAGAAATATACACCATACCTGGCGCCAAGGGCCGGAATATGTTAATGGATCTCAATTTTGATGATGCTTATCCTGAAGCGCCATTGGTGATATTTGCGCATGGTTTTAAAGGATTTAAAGACTGGGGAACACATAACCTGGTAGCCCGTTATTTTGCCGGACAAGGTTTCAGCTATTTAAAGTTTAATTTCTCGCACAATGGCACCACACCTGAACACCCGACAGACTTTACCGATCTGATTGCTTTTGGCGACAATACCTTTTCGATTGAACTGGACGATTTAAACGCGGTGATTGACTTTGCCTGTAACGGCTCTGCCATACCCCCGGCTAAAAAAGTGTACCTGATAGGCCATAGCATGGGCGGCGGCATCAGCATTA
Proteins encoded in this window:
- the hemB gene encoding porphobilinogen synthase, yielding MLQRPRRNRKSEVIRQMVQETHISAANLIFPLFIVDGVSKKSEVASMPGIFRYSIDNLLREVEACAKLGLMSFDLFPNIEESLKDRFATESHREESLYLRAIREVKKNFPEVCVVTDVAMDPYSSDGHDGLVENGEILNDETLEILGKMALAHARAGADIVAPSDMMDGRVGYIRRVLDDHQFTNVSIMSYSAKYASAFYGPFRDALESAPKFGDKKTYQMNPANQREALIEANLDEMEGADFLMVKPALSYLDVIKLLKDNTELPIAAYNVSGEYAMVKAAAQRGWLDERRTTVEVLTSIRRAGATSILTYHAKEVLEKGWI
- the hemC gene encoding hydroxymethylbilane synthase, translating into MFDRKLIIGTRGSELALWQANFVKNKLAENGIQADLKIIKTQGDRILNLSFDKLEGKGFFTKELEEELLAGTIDLAVHSHKDLPTENPPGLTIAAVSEREDPAELLLVLKDCVDVHQKLSVKYGGIVGTSSNRRKAQLLAVRPDLEIDELRGNVPTRINKLRNEDYDAIMIAKAGVVRLGLDMSEFHVEEIPPTELIPAPAQGVLAIQVREADTELFEALQILNHPDVAEELAVERSLLKLFGGGCHLPLGCYCRKRDNVFQVFTSKADDAEGFPDRLYLEADTTEGLANKIVSYFDKDRQFFKSVFISRELSEQSYFRRAIEKLGMEVEARSLIRTVPVITKLDPYILRNADWIFFSSKNAVEYFFELKPAFPKKVKFGVMGSGSEDTLRRCGHFADYTGEGIDTADVAQAFAKLAEGSTVLFPGAEASMRSIQQGLSADTKIIDLPVYETVLLDEVEPTNADILVFTSPSNVDAYFVDNLLQPNQKIIAIGKSTGKKFDEMGIQYKLPFSPDEIGLAEAVFGVV
- the hemA gene encoding glutamyl-tRNA reductase — its product is MKYLKIIAFTHKQIELRELGKLVICQENLTVKLQQVKAEFNIPEIFYLSTCNRVEFVMATSQTIDKDFTRQFIDSLEIGICTGHMETFLSGACIYQEQEALNHLLRTSCSLESLIVGEKEILAQVRKAYESCKEAGLTGDYLRMVMARVVKTAKEVYTDTLISRKPISVVSLAYRKLKDLKLCNNARVVIIGAGETNRNISKYLQKHKFSNFFVFNRTLSKAQELAADLNGEAFGLEELKNFNHGFDVIITCTSAVSPIITPEIYKILLNGETNKKTIVDLAIPNDTAPEVLEQFPVNFIEVHSLNELAKNNLQERYQELVHAERIIENNIDEFLPMLKQRQIELAMRQVPEKIKEIRKKALTSVFADEVETLDVQSREVLEKIMDYMEKKYISVPMVMAKEIFVKNCSN
- a CDS encoding DoxX family protein, with product MQIIKNIGLVLLIAGYIFAGINHFRHPGGYLKIMPPYLPYPQALNFLAGFFEVAFALLMIFPQTRHLAAWGIILMLMAFMPVHIYMIQNAPMKMGNLVVGPLMAWARVPLQALLIAWAWWYTK
- a CDS encoding bifunctional GNAT family N-acetyltransferase/carbon-nitrogen hydrolase family protein, with translation MDLQSIELRNLEIQDYQELKKSMKSAYTDMDEDYWDANSIKKLIKIFPEGQICVTVNDVVVGCALAIVVDYKKYGDNHTYKQITGNSTFKTHDDKGDVLYGIDIFVHPNYRGLRLARRLYEARKALCEKMNLKSIIAGGRIPNYQKHQNELTPRQYIDKVRYKEIYDPTLSFQLANDFHVRKVLRNYLPEDSRSKGFATLIEWNNVYYEELSSVINHKTTVRIGLVQWQMRPYNNISELMKHAEYFIDAVSAYQSDFILFPELFNTPLMADLNHLDAAQAMRGLAKYTQPIVEEFSKLAVSYNVNIIAGSMPKIDEDSLYNATYLFRRNGSMEESYKIHPTPSEINSWGMRGGSEVRAFDTDAGKIGILICYDVEFPELSRILAMQDMQILFVPFLTDTQNGYNRVKFCAQARAVENECYVAIAGCVGNLPNVNNMEISYAQSAVYTPSDFGFPTNGIQSEATANSEMIVIADVDLSLLDKLHEYGSVQNLKDRRSDLYSISYNGKKI